The following DNA comes from Anaerostipes rhamnosivorans.
CTGGAAGGGAATCTAGCTCCGCTGCTGGAGATTGAAAGCGGGAGCAATGACCCTTTTTCTTATATGCTCACTGTGATCGCCCTTACGATCATGCAGGGCGGGGAAATGGGCTTTCTCTGGAAGATGGTCCTTCTTCAGCTGGCCGTGGGCATCGGCATCGGTCTGGCTGTGGGGATCCTGGCGCCGAAGGTAATCCAGAAGTTTAAATTCTGCACCGATGGATTCGATGCGGTTTTTGTACTGGCGGCAGCGCTGATTTCCTATGCCCTTGCAGGGATACTTGGAGGCAATGGCTTTCTTTCCGTATATCTGACCGGCATTATCATGGGAAATGCGAAAACAAAGAATAAGGCCAATGTGGTAAAGTTTTTTGACAATGTCACAATACTGGCACAGATGGCTACTTTTTTTCTTATCGGGCTGCTTTCCTACCCGTCCCAGATGATCGCGTCACTTCCTGAGACGATTGTCATTATATTATTTCTCACCCTGATTGCCAGGCCGGCGATGATTTTTGCGCTGACCGGCGGTTATCTCAATCTAAGAGAGAAGATCTTTGTTTCTTTTTCGGGACTCAGAGGGGCATCCTCCATTGTGTTTGCTATCTTCGCCTCGGCGGGAGGTGCAACAATGCAGAGCAATGTATTTCACATCGTGTTTGGGCTGGCTCTGATCTCAGTGGCTGTGCAGGGGACCCTGCTCCCAGAAGCTGCCCGGAGGCTTCATTTGATTGATGAACAAAACAATGTTTTAAAAACCTTTAATGATTATCAGGAAGAATCCGCCATGACTTTGATGCAGATGCATATATCTGCCGGACACCATTGGGAAAACCGGAAACTGAAAGA
Coding sequences within:
- a CDS encoding potassium/proton antiporter — encoded protein: MEFYLLLCAVVLLLCIFSNKISDKIGVPSLLIFMFLGMMFGSEGIFKIEFSNYQIAENICTAALIFIMFYGGYSTSWKHARPAVKRAVALSTLGVVMTAALVCLCCHFLLKLPFPESFLIGSVVSCTDAASVFSIFRSKNLNLEGNLAPLLEIESGSNDPFSYMLTVIALTIMQGGEMGFLWKMVLLQLAVGIGIGLAVGILAPKVIQKFKFCTDGFDAVFVLAAALISYALAGILGGNGFLSVYLTGIIMGNAKTKNKANVVKFFDNVTILAQMATFFLIGLLSYPSQMIASLPETIVIILFLTLIARPAMIFALTGGYLNLREKIFVSFSGLRGASSIVFAIFASAGGATMQSNVFHIVFGLALISVAVQGTLLPEAARRLHLIDEQNNVLKTFNDYQEESAMTLMQMHISAGHHWENRKLKDVTLPEGSLAMVIRREDGIIIPKGDTVIQAGDEIALNVPSYESANEIALREIKIDEEHPWRNRKIKDLDLEDHVLVAMIRRKAQDLIPNGETMIREDDVVVIYDE